The following are encoded together in the Oscillospiraceae bacterium genome:
- a CDS encoding ATP-dependent DNA helicase RecG, with the protein MKPSFRFFYDSPLTSVNGIGKVKAEHYLKLGVTNVSELLFLFPRSYRINRIINLAEAPEGKTCVFCLTVASRPSLFKMKSGLKAVRFSVFDDSSRAVITYFNNPYIKNSFSVGDKRYFTGAIKKLNGVRYLSSPLSEKEFNPSLPYRPVYPCVEGISSRETEKFIGLVLGETDSVISETLSAEQLSRLGFMGRADAVRAVHRPQSETELKSALNRLAFDEFYDFALKMQKSGTERTAATAIPMNPVSLDGFFSALGFALTSAQNRVISEIRSDICRNPSSDKHIKPMNRLLQGDVGSGKTAVAFCAAFTVLKNGYNVMLMAPTEILASQHYEKASALFSKMSEPGFECILITGSTPASARKRFLSQAASGQRFFVFGTHALISDWVNISDVGLVITDEQHRFGVRQRDMLAEKSGGGHILLMSATPIPRTLAMFLYADRDISVIDELPPGRRRVRTFLCGDDMRKRIDALIIKEATSGHRTYIVCPAIEPDDEDTGAELCDAVSRRDQAANALPGLRIGLMHGKMKPSEKDGIMREFTCGELDVLVSTTVIEVGVDVPEATVMIVENAERFGLAQLHQLRGRVGRGSAESFMIMFSSHSSGQSESERLNKLCEEYDGFKLAEFDLASRGPGDFFGTRQSGQPVFALAGLADAGVMAMAKAEAERMVNIPENEEIH; encoded by the coding sequence ATGAAGCCTTCCTTCCGTTTCTTCTATGACAGTCCGCTGACATCAGTTAACGGAATCGGGAAGGTAAAAGCAGAACATTATTTAAAGCTCGGGGTCACGAATGTCTCCGAGCTGCTGTTTTTGTTTCCGCGTTCATACAGAATCAACCGTATAATCAATCTGGCTGAAGCGCCGGAAGGAAAAACATGTGTCTTCTGCCTCACTGTTGCTTCAAGGCCTTCATTATTCAAGATGAAAAGCGGTTTAAAGGCCGTCAGATTTTCGGTCTTTGATGACTCCTCGCGGGCGGTTATAACCTATTTCAACAATCCATATATAAAAAACAGCTTTTCCGTGGGAGACAAGCGGTATTTCACGGGAGCAATCAAAAAGCTCAACGGCGTCCGCTACTTAAGCTCTCCCTTGAGCGAAAAGGAATTTAACCCGTCGCTTCCATACCGCCCCGTTTATCCCTGCGTTGAAGGAATAAGCTCGCGCGAGACGGAAAAATTCATCGGCTTGGTACTGGGAGAAACGGACTCTGTCATTTCGGAAACCCTGAGCGCGGAACAACTTTCACGTCTTGGATTTATGGGTCGCGCGGACGCCGTCCGCGCCGTTCATCGTCCGCAAAGCGAAACGGAGCTTAAATCGGCTCTCAACAGACTGGCGTTCGACGAATTCTATGATTTCGCCCTTAAAATGCAGAAATCAGGAACAGAGCGTACAGCCGCCACTGCTATCCCGATGAATCCCGTCTCGCTGGACGGCTTTTTTTCCGCGCTGGGCTTTGCTCTTACCTCCGCACAAAATAGAGTCATATCCGAAATTCGCTCCGATATATGCCGGAATCCTTCTTCGGATAAGCATATAAAGCCGATGAATCGCCTTTTACAGGGCGATGTCGGCAGCGGAAAGACCGCCGTCGCCTTCTGCGCGGCTTTTACCGTATTAAAAAACGGATATAATGTCATGCTGATGGCTCCGACGGAAATTCTCGCGTCACAGCATTATGAAAAAGCTTCCGCTTTATTTTCAAAAATGTCCGAACCGGGATTTGAATGTATTTTAATAACCGGCTCCACTCCGGCATCAGCGCGTAAAAGATTTTTATCCCAAGCCGCGTCCGGACAGCGTTTTTTTGTTTTCGGCACGCATGCGCTGATATCCGACTGGGTAAACATATCTGACGTCGGGCTTGTCATAACCGACGAACAGCACCGTTTCGGCGTCCGTCAGCGCGATATGCTCGCGGAGAAATCCGGCGGAGGACATATTCTTTTAATGTCCGCTACTCCGATTCCGCGCACATTAGCCATGTTTTTATATGCCGATCGCGATATATCGGTTATTGACGAGCTTCCGCCGGGTCGAAGACGCGTGCGTACCTTCCTCTGCGGCGACGATATGAGAAAACGGATCGACGCGCTTATAATTAAGGAAGCCACATCCGGGCACAGGACATATATCGTTTGCCCCGCCATAGAACCGGATGATGAAGATACGGGAGCGGAGCTGTGCGATGCGGTATCGCGCCGGGATCAGGCGGCAAATGCTCTGCCCGGACTGAGGATCGGACTGATGCACGGAAAAATGAAGCCGTCAGAAAAAGACGGCATAATGCGCGAATTTACTTGCGGAGAGCTTGACGTGCTTGTTTCAACCACGGTAATCGAAGTCGGTGTCGACGTGCCGGAGGCGACTGTTATGATCGTCGAAAACGCGGAACGCTTCGGTCTTGCACAGCTTCATCAGCTGCGCGGACGTGTCGGGCGAGGAAGCGCGGAGTCTTTTATGATTATGTTTTCTTCGCATTCCTCCGGACAAAGCGAATCAGAACGACTTAATAAGCTATGCGAGGAATACGACGGGTTCAAGCTGGCCGAATTCGACCTCGCGTCGAGAGGACCCGGTGATTTCTTCGGAACCCGTCAGTCCGGACAGCCGGTATTTGCTCTCGCAGGTCTTGCCGACGCCGGTGTCATGGCGATGGCGAAGGCCGAAGCGGAAAGAATGGTAAATATACCGGAAAACGAGGAGATACATTAA
- a CDS encoding DUF1858 domain-containing protein: protein MKEVTKDTLIGEALELDGGIGKFFLEMGMHCLGCPSARGESIEEACEVHGMDPDELVEKINEYLKDK, encoded by the coding sequence ATGAAGGAAGTTACAAAAGACACTCTTATAGGAGAAGCTCTGGAATTGGACGGCGGCATAGGTAAGTTTTTTCTTGAAATGGGAATGCATTGCCTCGGATGCCCGTCCGCGAGAGGAGAATCCATAGAGGAAGCGTGCGAGGTTCACGGAATGGATCCTGACGAGCTCGTCGAGAAAATAAACGAATATCTCAAAGACAAATAA
- a CDS encoding InlB B-repeat-containing protein — MFAKRMTGLLLCLALLIFLMPFTAMAATQTQNGLQVKLTTDKSVYSVNEDVAVIVTVTNTNDFAVSNVNLELLLPEGMSVKSDEPKTINLAAGQTLDVSFTAQNDNSGNVPKTGDGYTALLIAFMLAAGIFAYLLTMRRRTCRSPSCNSASGLVSSLKKIFPKILSLFLCFALLIPNINVFPVSAETSGKDFTVEETVTIGGKQQKIAVRISILSSDGKLTVSFETNGGSEISPVLVTSGSELSDVSVPLKDDYVFTGWYKDKNLTEKFYSDVPVSENMTLYASYTERDYNYQEYTDSVKFIKDCDNDIAIEVLSSETITEENIDDYITIKDECDEIPGLDVTSIGGDVYSITPQEPYYTPGDTYEMTLSDYDVSFNDQKEQVRTIAFSVFKPETYDVARDDEIVYLLWSDVNIEDDENGVYSLTAAFAQQKGIAEGVTICLWNGQFDEQTKLRNILSCEAAEGSDPQRVLLITEPSNIEDIYNKLDVHLTEIIDPEEYIDSLDTKQIEQTLKNSESTLKFTKFLAAALGESRTVAGMSSSAFAAPTENNDKFNLTVDALVSGLTITASVGTAQNTNFPGAASNTWLVLTVQFAYNTVISGKVQVDADFTFKEFITVSVGKNIDWEPFVKFDYDVWLDTYSQTEVSFNILVKTVSEDSDFINITDEIQNLIDNVSEDNSAVPGIISEVLGSKGDYIDLAKIDLYEHTFNIKEPVPVVQIKLDMDFVVRLNLAVGLSANSTLMSANRIGIRGGRSKDTEEYNYSLEGDGRQSFDLYCAGYLGVKAGIRLTLSANFMGLEDVGRVGFTGEVGAYMDLYGFLQLHLLKNNQNASPNININGGIYMEVGIYVELSIFAESKIFKVKAECSLLDKKFPLYSLGDRYVLYSFENAGNTVIMNANSYPLGGGGLLEVQMLDLTTGQLVQGNYSKLKNFYFSFSHPFFYIDDNDKENLKVAQFAFDTSHQGVFVPVNTQRLDATVEIYYGGSNLCFSTKKKGYTYNEIKIIWIDPGVDASKIDNLDTVTATYVLNLDGEKTVLLTKPVLAGMVAGAYDLSEYTDYAKVTGYENDWSNAMWQDTVYTVDMSMLQVLVSYMYVHDRVWQYKIYACQKDSVAPDPSPEELSTGQLRKFRNWLRSDYRFLNPYPTKTMKTDTITQNDIVCADMLGMTYTGYDTTAPVFSFSGTYKQCCEKFYENQKTMNTMLLKVANYDYIAPQITFVYPSMRYRVFGQDMSVSFQDETRYNVFYDEIPAPTKHNVYPGCDILGWDENGDGIADYTYDGLPPVTESKKYKLIVKIKTYTATVLDADGNTLGTETVNIGNLPAAIYTKPAHPSGNDKYRFEYWEASVSGGDFVKWDESKDYGMNSDWTLRPVYAEYYNVTFDYGEGSYNGKDCETVSVKAGQYILSELTSAVPVCTGDNITYYTFGGWDGDSVVNVNRNLVFHAMYTPHPVQYTATFETSVGQFSGGTSTVTMTGSYSEYITFINDFLASNSQFFHVYTDDTVYTFHSWSIYNGEYSVRYVANWSSSARTYTVAFDAGEGQFGGGITEYSLPYSYGANADLSSANGAYKSADNYYIYKLAGWRDQNGNVYGVNGVVTVHGDMTFTAIYEQDGHVLYTVTLIAGGGKFANGTDVKTFVGAYGDPTNISVSDPVWETNYAQYYYVFDGWSADFPATFSGNQTISARYRTVYYNYSITFDAGSGSFAGGVKTIGQTYHYGDEIVPPDDPSIPENDYFRYEFTGWSPALTAGQTVAYNRTYTAAYRSISKNATLPASGINVTKNGVTEDICVGSIAGYTYSMMETYNSGVYIPVLTITGNGLTFSGTSSTVYVIVSETVTNVTFNGLNLSGGYEYMDGVINVPKSVSALTVHITGSCVFRNTAEYRSTMRIERPAAFIGSDENASMQLDSIESTLIYSVNDLTFDTLHLTISADNGIDNDDSYVYVLSGDTGGEEQIVCSFLNSNVNITSDGFGLSTMMLSLVIRNSVFNIDCEGCAFSALAVFTVQNSAITVTTEQGVYVAGDAMFSGSSQITLKVSDSSIDMPVLWADGMISFNDFTGSFEAYWIDESTGRAAVCAVGEIRFVESGQEVSSAGYNLNGAVIMLFTDPAGNYYSFSNVADTPVAHVRIN; from the coding sequence ATGTTTGCAAAAAGGATGACCGGCCTTCTGCTTTGTTTGGCGTTGCTGATTTTTTTGATGCCGTTTACAGCAATGGCGGCGACACAGACACAGAACGGATTACAGGTAAAGCTGACAACGGATAAGAGCGTTTATTCGGTAAATGAAGATGTGGCGGTTATCGTTACAGTAACAAATACGAACGACTTCGCGGTATCCAATGTGAATCTGGAGCTGCTTTTGCCGGAAGGAATGTCGGTGAAATCCGATGAGCCCAAAACGATCAACCTCGCGGCGGGGCAAACGTTGGACGTTTCTTTTACAGCTCAGAATGACAATTCGGGCAACGTACCTAAAACGGGAGACGGATATACGGCTTTGCTTATCGCTTTTATGCTTGCGGCAGGTATTTTTGCTTATTTATTAACTATGCGAAGAAGAACATGCCGTTCTCCATCGTGTAATTCTGCATCCGGATTAGTCTCCTCTTTAAAAAAGATATTTCCCAAGATATTGTCCCTTTTCCTTTGCTTCGCTCTTCTGATACCTAACATAAATGTTTTTCCGGTATCGGCAGAAACAAGCGGTAAGGATTTTACTGTTGAAGAGACTGTGACAATCGGCGGGAAGCAACAGAAAATCGCCGTCCGGATTTCTATTCTTTCATCTGACGGAAAGCTTACGGTGAGCTTTGAGACAAACGGAGGCAGTGAGATATCTCCCGTTTTGGTAACGAGCGGCAGCGAGCTTTCTGATGTATCGGTTCCTCTCAAGGATGACTATGTCTTTACAGGCTGGTATAAAGACAAAAACCTAACTGAAAAGTTTTATTCCGATGTTCCGGTATCGGAAAATATGACGTTGTATGCGTCATATACAGAGAGAGATTATAATTATCAGGAATACACGGATTCGGTCAAATTTATAAAAGATTGCGATAATGATATAGCAATTGAGGTTTTATCTTCAGAAACAATTACCGAAGAGAACATCGATGATTACATAACGATCAAGGATGAATGCGATGAAATTCCCGGGCTTGACGTAACGAGCATAGGCGGAGACGTTTATTCAATTACGCCGCAAGAACCGTATTACACCCCCGGAGATACATACGAAATGACATTGTCCGACTATGATGTTTCTTTTAACGACCAAAAAGAACAAGTCAGGACGATTGCTTTCAGTGTTTTCAAGCCGGAAACCTATGATGTCGCAAGAGACGACGAAATCGTATATCTTCTTTGGAGCGACGTGAACATCGAAGATGATGAAAACGGCGTATATAGCCTGACCGCCGCATTCGCACAGCAGAAGGGAATTGCGGAAGGCGTTACGATCTGCCTGTGGAACGGGCAATTCGATGAACAGACAAAGCTGCGTAATATTCTGAGCTGCGAAGCGGCGGAAGGATCTGATCCGCAGCGTGTTCTGCTTATTACCGAACCAAGCAATATAGAAGATATTTACAATAAACTTGACGTCCATTTAACAGAGATCATAGATCCTGAGGAATACATTGACTCTCTGGATACAAAACAAATAGAGCAAACGCTGAAAAACAGCGAAAGCACGTTGAAATTTACTAAATTTCTCGCGGCGGCGCTCGGTGAAAGCCGAACTGTTGCGGGGATGTCGTCATCTGCTTTTGCGGCGCCGACTGAAAACAACGATAAATTCAATCTTACAGTCGATGCCCTTGTAAGCGGCCTGACGATTACAGCATCCGTCGGTACGGCGCAGAATACGAATTTCCCGGGCGCGGCTTCAAACACATGGCTTGTATTGACGGTTCAGTTTGCCTACAACACCGTTATCAGCGGAAAAGTTCAGGTAGACGCCGACTTTACGTTTAAAGAATTTATCACGGTTTCCGTCGGAAAAAACATTGACTGGGAACCGTTTGTAAAATTCGATTATGACGTATGGCTCGACACCTATTCGCAAACCGAGGTCAGCTTCAACATACTTGTAAAAACGGTCAGTGAAGACAGCGATTTTATCAATATCACAGACGAAATACAAAATCTGATTGATAATGTTTCGGAAGACAATTCCGCCGTGCCGGGAATAATCAGCGAGGTTCTTGGATCAAAAGGCGATTATATCGATCTCGCCAAAATCGATCTGTATGAGCATACATTTAATATAAAAGAACCTGTTCCGGTCGTTCAGATAAAATTGGACATGGATTTCGTTGTCCGTCTGAATCTCGCTGTCGGCCTTTCGGCGAACAGCACGCTTATGTCTGCGAACCGCATCGGCATACGCGGAGGCAGAAGCAAGGATACCGAGGAGTACAATTATTCGCTCGAGGGTGACGGACGTCAAAGCTTTGATTTATACTGCGCCGGATATCTGGGAGTAAAAGCGGGTATAAGACTTACGTTAAGCGCGAATTTCATGGGCCTTGAAGACGTGGGCAGAGTGGGCTTTACCGGAGAAGTGGGAGCCTATATGGATCTGTACGGTTTTTTACAGCTGCATTTATTGAAGAACAATCAAAATGCCTCGCCTAATATCAACATAAACGGCGGTATTTATATGGAGGTCGGTATTTATGTTGAACTGAGTATTTTCGCAGAGTCGAAGATCTTTAAAGTAAAAGCGGAATGCTCTTTACTCGATAAAAAATTCCCGCTCTATTCTCTCGGGGACAGATATGTTCTTTACAGCTTTGAAAACGCGGGAAACACTGTTATAATGAATGCAAATTCATATCCGCTTGGCGGCGGAGGGCTGCTGGAGGTACAGATGCTTGATCTGACCACCGGTCAGCTTGTTCAGGGCAATTATTCTAAGCTGAAAAATTTCTATTTCAGTTTTTCTCATCCGTTTTTCTATATAGATGATAACGATAAAGAAAATCTGAAAGTCGCTCAGTTTGCTTTCGACACGTCGCATCAGGGTGTTTTTGTGCCGGTTAATACACAGCGCCTGGATGCTACGGTGGAAATTTATTACGGCGGTTCCAATCTCTGCTTCAGCACAAAGAAAAAAGGCTATACCTATAATGAAATTAAAATCATATGGATCGATCCGGGTGTAGACGCAAGCAAGATCGATAATTTAGATACAGTGACCGCAACATATGTTTTGAATTTGGACGGAGAAAAGACTGTCCTGCTTACAAAGCCGGTGCTTGCGGGAATGGTCGCCGGAGCATATGATTTGTCTGAATATACAGATTACGCGAAAGTTACCGGTTATGAAAACGACTGGAGCAATGCCATGTGGCAAGATACTGTGTATACAGTCGATATGAGTATGCTTCAGGTGCTTGTGTCGTATATGTACGTACATGACCGGGTATGGCAGTATAAAATATACGCATGCCAAAAGGATTCAGTCGCTCCGGATCCGAGTCCGGAGGAGTTGTCTACCGGACAGTTAAGAAAGTTCCGAAACTGGCTAAGAAGCGATTACCGTTTTCTGAATCCGTATCCGACTAAGACAATGAAAACGGACACGATCACGCAAAATGACATAGTGTGTGCCGATATGCTGGGAATGACATATACGGGCTATGATACAACGGCTCCGGTTTTCAGCTTTTCCGGTACATATAAGCAATGCTGTGAAAAATTTTATGAAAATCAAAAAACGATGAACACAATGCTACTCAAAGTGGCAAATTATGATTATATCGCTCCGCAGATCACATTCGTTTATCCTTCTATGAGATACCGTGTTTTCGGACAGGATATGTCGGTTTCTTTCCAGGATGAAACAAGATATAATGTATTTTATGATGAGATTCCTGCGCCGACCAAACACAATGTTTATCCCGGCTGTGATATACTCGGCTGGGATGAAAACGGAGACGGAATTGCGGATTATACATATGACGGTCTGCCTCCGGTGACTGAAAGTAAAAAATACAAGCTGATCGTTAAAATAAAAACATATACTGCGACCGTTCTCGACGCCGACGGAAATACTTTGGGAACAGAGACGGTTAATATCGGAAATCTGCCGGCCGCGATTTATACAAAGCCCGCTCATCCCTCGGGAAACGATAAATACCGGTTTGAATACTGGGAAGCCTCAGTTTCCGGCGGCGATTTTGTAAAGTGGGATGAATCGAAGGATTACGGGATGAATTCCGACTGGACTCTGCGTCCGGTATATGCCGAATATTACAATGTGACCTTCGACTATGGCGAGGGAAGCTATAACGGGAAGGACTGCGAAACCGTCTCGGTCAAAGCTGGGCAGTATATTTTATCAGAGCTGACTTCCGCCGTGCCGGTATGTACCGGAGACAATATAACCTATTACACCTTCGGTGGCTGGGACGGCGATTCAGTTGTAAATGTAAACCGAAACCTTGTTTTCCATGCGATGTATACACCCCATCCGGTTCAGTATACGGCAACGTTTGAGACTTCTGTCGGCCAATTCAGCGGAGGGACATCCACTGTGACCATGACGGGGAGCTACAGCGAATATATCACGTTTATCAACGACTTCCTTGCCTCAAACTCGCAGTTTTTTCATGTATATACGGATGATACAGTTTACACTTTCCATTCCTGGAGCATCTATAACGGGGAATATTCAGTGCGTTATGTGGCGAACTGGAGTTCCTCTGCGAGGACATACACCGTGGCTTTCGACGCTGGAGAAGGTCAATTCGGAGGCGGAATCACCGAGTATTCTCTTCCGTATTCCTATGGAGCGAACGCTGATCTTTCCTCTGCAAACGGTGCATATAAATCCGCCGATAATTATTATATCTACAAACTTGCCGGCTGGCGTGATCAGAACGGAAATGTATATGGCGTAAACGGAGTTGTCACTGTCCATGGAGATATGACCTTTACCGCAATTTATGAGCAGGACGGACATGTGCTTTACACCGTTACTCTTATTGCTGGAGGAGGTAAATTTGCGAATGGAACGGATGTGAAAACATTCGTCGGCGCTTATGGAGATCCGACGAACATTTCGGTAAGCGATCCTGTATGGGAGACGAATTACGCTCAGTATTATTATGTGTTTGACGGCTGGTCTGCCGATTTTCCCGCGACATTTTCAGGAAACCAGACGATCAGCGCAAGATACAGAACCGTTTATTACAACTATTCCATCACATTTGACGCGGGAAGCGGTTCGTTTGCGGGCGGCGTGAAAACAATCGGCCAAACATATCACTATGGAGATGAGATCGTTCCGCCTGACGATCCTTCCATACCGGAAAACGATTATTTCCGTTATGAATTTACAGGCTGGTCGCCGGCACTCACGGCTGGTCAAACCGTGGCTTACAACCGTACATATACGGCGGCCTATCGCTCGATATCCAAGAACGCGACTTTGCCGGCAAGCGGAATCAATGTGACTAAAAACGGAGTGACAGAGGATATCTGTGTTGGCAGTATCGCAGGCTATACCTATAGTATGATGGAAACCTACAATTCGGGAGTTTATATTCCCGTATTGACGATAACCGGAAACGGACTGACCTTCAGCGGAACAAGCAGCACGGTTTATGTTATTGTTTCCGAAACTGTCACGAACGTCACCTTCAATGGTCTCAATCTGTCCGGCGGCTATGAATATATGGACGGTGTTATCAATGTTCCCAAAAGTGTAAGTGCATTAACAGTACATATCACGGGAAGCTGCGTCTTCCGGAACACAGCTGAATACAGGAGCACCATGCGTATCGAGCGTCCCGCGGCATTTATTGGCTCGGATGAAAATGCCTCGATGCAGCTCGATTCGATCGAAAGTACGTTGATTTACAGCGTTAACGACCTCACCTTTGACACGCTGCATTTGACGATCTCCGCCGATAACGGCATCGACAATGACGACAGTTATGTATATGTACTGTCAGGGGATACTGGCGGAGAAGAACAGATTGTATGCAGCTTCCTGAATTCAAACGTGAATATCACTTCGGACGGCTTTGGGCTTTCGACAATGATGCTTTCATTAGTAATACGAAACAGTGTGTTCAACATCGATTGCGAGGGTTGTGCTTTCTCTGCTCTCGCCGTATTTACGGTTCAGAATTCTGCCATAACGGTCACAACGGAGCAAGGTGTCTATGTTGCCGGAGATGCCATGTTCTCCGGTTCGTCGCAAATCACGCTAAAAGTATCTGATTCCTCTATCGATATGCCGGTTTTGTGGGCTGACGGAATGATCAGTTTCAACGATTTTACAGGCAGCTTTGAGGCTTACTGGATCGACGAGAGCACAGGGCGCGCGGCTGTGTGCGCGGTCGGAGAAATACGCTTCGTTGAAAGCGGTCAGGAAGTGAGCTCCGCGGGTTATAATCTAAACGGGGCGGTAATCATGCTGTTCACAGATCCGGCAGGAAATTATTACAGCTTTTCGAATGTTGCAGATACGCCTGTGGCCCATGTCAGAATAAATTAA
- a CDS encoding DUF4358 domain-containing protein, whose protein sequence is MKRINCLILAVISAFSVFAFSSCSEKARESSATPSEILTAAIASAKWDNVQYTKASMDAMESDDRESLISIFYGDLENNIPDMSLFSDYAMSVPGGEASANEVGIFKIAATDASAFDTTKQTTEAFMKLRAKNVSDIFRGYDEASMKKADNALIGSFGNYVYYIMSDNNAEIESIIKSQIEAKYIA, encoded by the coding sequence ATGAAAAGAATCAATTGTCTCATTCTCGCCGTTATTTCGGCGTTCTCCGTTTTCGCTTTTTCCTCTTGTTCCGAAAAAGCGCGTGAATCCTCAGCCACGCCGTCAGAAATTCTCACCGCCGCCATTGCTTCGGCAAAGTGGGACAATGTCCAATATACAAAGGCATCTATGGACGCAATGGAAAGCGACGACCGTGAATCATTAATTTCCATTTTTTACGGAGACCTTGAAAATAACATTCCGGATATGTCTCTCTTTTCAGACTATGCCATGTCGGTTCCCGGCGGAGAAGCAAGCGCCAACGAGGTAGGAATTTTTAAAATCGCCGCGACCGACGCGTCAGCTTTCGACACCACAAAGCAAACAACCGAAGCCTTTATGAAGCTGCGCGCAAAAAATGTCTCCGACATCTTCCGTGGCTATGACGAAGCCTCTATGAAAAAGGCGGACAATGCGCTTATCGGTTCTTTTGGCAATTATGTTTACTATATCATGTCCGATAACAACGCGGAAATAGAAAGCATAATTAAATCTCAGATAGAAGCAAAATATATCGCCTGA
- a CDS encoding IS1595 family transposase, translating into MAKKKIMSLIEFNEKYGTEEACENHLIELRKKNGMVCPKCGCTEFYYIGSRKLFQCMTCRNQISLTSGTVMHRTHLPLRTWFHAIYFLVSDKRGCSASQLAKLLNIGYKTAWFLLHRIRYAMSERNRNYMLSGIVEVDDTYYGSTKKGSKRGIGTDKIKIAVAVSKDENGKPKYVQMNVLKNLKGVTVGQFAREHIKEGSIVESDAYQSYRKPLANRYFHKFDVFNADKDMLKWLHTIVGNAKLFIDGTFHGLGGKYIQ; encoded by the coding sequence ATGGCAAAGAAAAAAATTATGTCGCTAATTGAGTTTAATGAAAAGTATGGAACTGAAGAAGCTTGCGAAAATCATCTTATCGAACTACGGAAAAAGAACGGCATGGTGTGCCCAAAATGTGGTTGCACAGAGTTTTACTATATCGGAAGCCGCAAGCTATTCCAATGTATGACATGCCGCAATCAGATTTCGTTGACAAGCGGCACGGTTATGCACAGAACGCATCTTCCGCTCCGTACTTGGTTTCATGCTATCTACTTTCTCGTCTCCGACAAACGCGGATGCTCCGCTTCACAGCTTGCCAAGCTGCTTAATATTGGATACAAAACTGCTTGGTTTCTGCTTCACCGTATCAGGTATGCGATGTCAGAACGTAACAGAAACTATATGTTGTCCGGGATTGTCGAGGTCGATGACACATATTACGGTAGCACGAAAAAAGGTTCAAAAAGAGGCATAGGAACTGATAAAATCAAGATTGCTGTCGCTGTTTCAAAAGATGAGAACGGTAAGCCGAAATACGTCCAAATGAATGTCTTAAAAAATCTCAAGGGTGTTACCGTGGGGCAGTTTGCGAGGGAGCATATAAAAGAAGGTTCTATTGTAGAAAGCGATGCGTATCAAAGCTATCGAAAGCCTCTAGCAAACAGGTATTTCCACAAATTCGATGTGTTCAATGCAGACAAAGACATGTTGAAATGGCTGCATACGATAGTTGGTAACGCAAAACTATTCATTGATGGTACTTTCCATGGACTGGGCGGAAAGTATATTCAA
- a CDS encoding YigZ family protein, with translation MPYITAAKEASAEFTEKKSVFISYIKPIDTEADARGFISEVSEKNNNATHNVFAYVNRTGNAVRCSDAGEPSGTAGAPVLEVIKREGLFGAAIVVTRYFGGILLGAGGLVRAYSRAAGLAIEAAGKAVFEKYLTVDVPCDYSLSGKLKYEFEKRGYAVSDTVFGELVTFRVLCPERGFEAFSLFLADISGGRISPRVTGEKFAIA, from the coding sequence ATGCCTTATATTACAGCCGCGAAAGAAGCGAGCGCAGAATTCACCGAGAAAAAATCGGTGTTTATATCATATATAAAGCCGATAGATACCGAAGCTGACGCACGCGGCTTTATATCGGAAGTATCCGAGAAAAATAATAACGCCACGCACAATGTTTTCGCGTATGTCAACCGCACGGGAAACGCCGTGCGTTGTTCTGACGCGGGCGAACCGTCGGGGACGGCGGGAGCGCCTGTCCTTGAGGTTATAAAGCGTGAGGGTCTTTTTGGCGCGGCAATTGTTGTGACGCGTTATTTCGGAGGTATTTTGCTTGGGGCCGGCGGGCTTGTACGCGCTTATTCGCGCGCGGCCGGTCTGGCAATTGAGGCTGCGGGCAAGGCGGTATTTGAAAAATACCTTACGGTCGATGTACCGTGTGATTATTCGCTGTCCGGAAAGCTTAAATATGAATTTGAAAAACGCGGTTATGCTGTTTCCGACACGGTCTTCGGCGAGCTCGTCACATTCCGTGTACTCTGCCCGGAAAGAGGCTTTGAAGCTTTTTCACTTTTTTTGGCCGATATTTCCGGCGGAAGGATTTCACCCCGCGTTACCGGTGAAAAATTTGCCATCGCATAA